AGACCGTGAACCGGCGAAATACATGTTGTATATCCAACCCAATCGGTGATGGTGTGCGGAAGTGTACGTTCTATCGTTACTTTGCCCTCTTTcctatgaaaaataattaaatatatagttataataataaatctgaTCGAATCTTGATCGTGATCAACAAGTAACGTATTTATCACAAGAAGACATATAAGAAGGATTGTTAGCACTCTCGAAATATTCAGTACGCTCTTAAAATGTATTTCAATCATACCCAGTAGGCACCAATTCCCACAACCACGTTTCAGGAAAATATGATCTAAGTGTAGCCGTCTGAGCCGGATTTTGGTCAACATATTCTACTCCTGGGTCCATGGCCGCAGCAGCAACAGCATCTGTTATTGGACAAGTTAAAAATTTCAGTGTTTTTATACTTAGTCGCTTTCTTCCATAAAGAAGTTTTGCAAGCATGGAGCGTGAAGCTTTGAATTTAAAATCCACTAGTTTTGCGAATGCATAGGTCGCAATTGTTTTCTTCGCAATCGTCAGCTTGGACGAACGATCGAAGAACGTCTTTCGTTTATTCTAGTTctgtaaatatacatatatgtatatctcaTCGATTCGTACAAACTTACACccgatttcttttcttttatttgcaCATACATTACACATGCCAAGTaaatggaattttttaaaaacagAAAATGACCTACGATATCTTTATGTTCGTAAAAAACTGAAGGGAAACGATGGCATTGCGTACCTTTCGTACTTTGTTACACGAGATTAAATTCGTTAGTAATAAGAAAGATTAGCAAAAACTCGCCAGAATGGAAGGACTTGAAAGAAGACACATGGGAGGCAAGAAACATGTCTGTGTGTTCCATGTACATCCACGGGCATGGTCGTGTTTGTAATACGAGATCGCTCATTACAATCACTCCAAAGTCCTATGAAAATCAAGATCGAATCGTTTAGAGTGTCTAGAGGTTAAAGGGATGAACGCATACGCAAAAAATCTTACGACAAAAGCTTGTACAGCGTCCACATAGTTAACCCTTTTGTTGTATATTACGTTGTATTTCGTGTTTCTCCTTTTTCGCAATTCGGTAAATCCTGGAAAATGATTGATCTCTTCGTTCGTTCCTTCTGATGCCATTGCTGTACGATTcaaatttaatattacaaattacgTCAATAATTATATCaaagttataaataattcaagGACGTACATTTGCAATGAATTGCCGATAGAAAATGTGGCTCTGGAGTTGGATGAAATCTTCTCAACTGGTCGAACGTTTGAGTGGCACTGATCAGATTGGATTTCGATTTACCCAAAAATAGGGTCGATTTATCTACTGCGGAGATTCCACAAAGCGATCCAGGAGCAGCTTCCACGTGATACTGAGTCGCCGATCCTGGTGTTTGAACATCAGTATGCCATGCGGTTTTTACTTTGTTCTCAAAACAGTGGCCAACTTCTATTGTGTAAGTTGTTGCGACAATTTCACCATCTGATCGTACGTAATAAAGTAGCAATTCCGAAACTGGAGCCATGCTTGGCGTTACTTTAACGCTTAATGGgaatctaaaaaatatatattttttagctGAGAGCTAACGAATTATCGATGACACAATTTAGAAATCgtagtataaaaatattagaaaaatttacctgTGTACTATAGCTTCCTGCTCCGTTTTGTTAGCAAAAGATTCAATAGAACCCAATAAATTGTGAAATTCAAAATAATTCAACACCGTATCCCGATTAGGTTTGTGCTTTACGTGTCCATATATTAAAATACCTCCCTTGGAATTGATCGAATAATGGAAAGAAATGGATTCACTCATGTTAGGAGGTGTCGTATACATAACGTTAAAGGAATACTTTTCGCCACACGTGATCGGTTGATTTCCCCGAGCTACCGTTAAGTAACTATCGGACGGAGAATACCAAGGATTTACGGTAGTAGATGCTGATGGTTGATTCATGAAAACCTGAAATAAATTGTATATGAGACCaacatttatgagaaattaaaaTCTGAATGTTTATAAACATGAAATGTTATTGATAAGTCTCTAACGATATTTAGtagcaatattaataagttaCTATCAATGTTACTTACTTTCCAACGTTGGTCTGGTGGATAATAGGTTGTCGGATAATCAACGGCGGTGGCGACAAAGCTTAACAAAACGATATTTTTATGTTGCGGTGGtacgacaaaatcgacgaaaccatcagGCGATGACATAAAATCACGACATTCTACAACATCTTTGTCCCATTCGATTTTTCCACGTACTTTTAggcaaatttgaattttttcgtTCGGAGCAGGTGTGTCGTCGTGTCGCAAAACTCGCAACTATCATAAAAAGATACGATTTAAATAAGGTAATTATTACCACTGAcagattaaaaattatattcgaGTAACATAAGCATGAGATAAAAATTCACTTTTCCATGATAAGGTAAACCGAACTTGAAGTATTTAGGTGTATAATTCTCGTATTCTAATTTCAGTGCTTCGTGCATCACCACGGTTCTACTAATCGTAGTTTCTACTACACCAGTCCCGGCTTCTGTGAATTCGGCTATGAGAACGATATTGTTCGGATCCATTTTCCAATGCGCCAATCCAAGAACCGTTCCAGAAAGAACAAATTCGGTGCAACCATCCGGTTTATCGagctaaaatatttatttcgtctTTGATATACCTTTCCACTTCGATAATCAAAATGAATACGATAGAAGAAATGTATGGCCCGTTTGATGCAAAAGTGGTATAGGTCGATCTTTTGCCTGTTTGGTTTAGCTGCAAATCTCGAGAACAAGTATATATTCGTTAGTTTCTTGGTGGATGGCGGAATAAGCAACGATCTTCCTTATGGAACTCTTACTCTATTCCTCGTTATTCGGTAACCAGCGTTTTTTTACTTACACCACTTTTGCATTAAACGGCTCGTGTATACGTACTTCCGTTTCGTAACGTATTGCCGGAAGATTGGGCAATCTTCTCCAACTTGGCGTTTGCGGAGTTAACTTCAGCAATAGATTACCTTTCACAGGTTTACCGTAACTATATCTGTAATGTTAATCATTATTTAATCTTAATGTATAATACGATTTACGTATTAATGTAATAGCTTAGCAACGTTGttcataatatttgaaattttatggtAAAGATACGATAACGATACTTGACACAGATGTTCCAAGTCACGTTCTCCACATCCGCAAGAATATATTGTGGTGAATTGATGGTTATTTGAAATTTTGGCAGAACGTATTTCTCTACTTCAAATCGAGTAGTGTGAATCAACTTAGAATACTCTCTTTCTTTCATTACTTTTATGTTCCACGTTCCCTGTTACATAAATTACACGTAgggtttatataaaattatttaagcaTAGAGAAAACCATcatattcttatttttcttatcTAACAAAATAGCAACTTGTCTTTAGTCTTTGAAACAATTATTTTCTCGTTTAGTCGATTTGTTCTTTCTATCTTTTGATTCGAAGTATTCGGTTCTTTCTAACTTTCTCTTTAACTTGATcgcatttaattattttctccaTAGACGTTTCGATTTTACCAAGGTTGGTTCCGGAGACAAAGGAAACGTCAACTGAGCCATCCCGTTCTCCGTGCTTATGTTCGTCCATTGCGCTACTCTCACTAACGATGGACTTTCGATCCATACTTCTGGAATCTGCGAGCAACGAAAATTTCGAAACATATTCAAAGTAACGACGAAACGATAACTTCAGGCGAGCAATAGAAATCTAACGAAAAATTTGGAACGAAGTAATTTCTCACCGATTTTTGCGACGGTTTTAAATCATGCATAAGCATAAGAATTCTGATTTTAACGTCTTGACCGGGCTTGTAGGTCGGTTTATCGGTTTCTACGAAGGTGATCAAAGAATCATCCTCGATCTCTACGGTTGATTCCGATACCACGACGTAATCGGGATACTTGTCGAATTTGATTTTTAATCGGAGCCTTGCGGTTCTGGAAGCAGTCTGCGGTACTGTTAAGTGCAGGCATGTTTCTGTACCTGAAAAAGGGAAATTCGTAGATAACATCAAGAAAGAAAGTTTTGGGATTGAACTGGtgcttataatttataatattaagtttgaaaatgtaatatatGATTATTTGCCATGTTAGCTTGCAACATCGAAGCAATCGTCATCGTCTGACATAAATGCATTCGCGCAAAAGGACATCCTTAATCGTTAAATTGCTATACCAAGAAAGGCTGCAAACAATTAGCTACTTAATTACACGTCGATTTAGATAATCGTTGTTCCTACAGTTGCCCATACGAGCTTTAAAAAAACATTTGATACTA
Above is a genomic segment from Bombus vancouverensis nearcticus chromosome 1, iyBomVanc1_principal, whole genome shotgun sequence containing:
- the LOC117158694 gene encoding pregnancy zone protein isoform X2 produces the protein MGKLVFLVLFVYSVGISRYCETTSTPNRGYVFMAPKRLLAGETESGCLSLHNLELPAHVLLELVPTIENQVLARTSAVVKTGTETCLHLTVPQTASRTARLRLKIKFDKYPDYVVVSESTVEIEDDSLITFVETDKPTYKPGQDVKIRILMLMHDLKPSQKSIPEVWIESPSLVRVAQWTNISTENGMAQLTFPLSPEPTLGTWNIKVMKEREYSKLIHTTRFEVEKYVLPKFQITINSPQYILADVENVTWNICVKYSYGKPVKGNLLLKLTPQTPSWRRLPNLPAIRYETELDKPDGCTEFVLSGTVLGLAHWKMDPNNIVLIAEFTEAGTGVVETTISRTVVMHEALKLEYENYTPKYFKFGLPYHGKLRVLRHDDTPAPNEKIQICLKVRGKIEWDKDVVECRDFMSSPDGFVDFVVPPQHKNIVLLSFVATAVDYPTTYYPPDQRWKVFMNQPSASTTVNPWYSPSDSYLTVARGNQPITCGEKYSFNVMYTTPPNMSESISFHYSINSKGGILIYGHVKHKPNRDTVLNYFEFHNLLGSIESFANKTEQEAIVHRFPLSVKVTPSMAPVSELLLYYVRSDGEIVATTYTIEVGHCFENKVKTAWHTDVQTPGSATQYHVEAAPGSLCGISAVDKSTLFLGKSKSNLISATQTFDQLRRFHPTPEPHFLSAIHCKSMASEGTNEEINHFPGFTELRKRRNTKYNVIYNKRVNYVDAVQAFVDFGVIVMSDLVLQTRPCPWMYMEHTDMFLASHVSSFKSFHSDAVAAAAMDPGVEYVDQNPAQTATLRSYFPETWLWELVPTGKEGKVTIERTLPHTITDWVGYTTCISPVHGLGIAPPTTITAFQLFFLDYSLPYSIKRGEIMRFKVSLFNYMHHSLPVKIKMEEVEGIDLHSSNSIASFCVKPRDSIVYQYILKPRVIGEVNVTVAAFIDTDFPEPCGPETVVFTRDVIMKPILILPEGFPMEETKSTLICPMDFSDDSAFMWELTLPEDAVPDSGRAYLNLIGDILGPALENLDKLVQLPKGCGEQNMVLFVPNIHVIKYLDVIGIDNPELRTKAIRNMEKGYQRELTYRHVDGSYSAFGSSESSIWLTAFVLKSFAQAATLIHIDEQDLKLSVSWITSQQLENGCFPVIGTVFHKQMKGGLEEYDGLSSGITAYILISLLESGVPLSSSVVNNAQSCLEKGTASGHNNLHTTVLTTYALALLGDPKANSSMTSLMNLATRYKNLVWWEDKTKPSIGLSIEMTAYVILTLLKLGDGHLIEALKAVRWISKQRNAEGGFTSTQDTVVGLEALTKYAMTVQHRNIDLSVLVTAKEVDYVYKLHNENRMVLKQIRLSVLPTIVEIFAQGKGCVLVQSNLKYNVPHSTGSDAFDLSVRARSVSHGNECSLQEITICARYKLADEESNMALLEIGMISGYVPDRASLHLLLDPSSKVKRFEEDQDTMTIYFDKLTGQNTCVSFRIIQEYFVDHLKPANVRLYDYYQQELTVSTQRGTSR